In Oceanidesulfovibrio indonesiensis, the sequence CGCCAACTGCCCCAGCCTGACCCTGCTCGTGGGTGCAGGCGAAGGAGCGCTTCCCGAAGGCTGGACCCGCTTCGATGATATCATTGCCGACGGAGAAGAGAATTACATCCACACCGGCCCGGACGGCCGACGGCCCGGCGGCGCCGACCCGCTCTACATCTTCTTCACATCCGGCACCACCGGCATGCCCAAGATGGTCACCCATCCGCATACCTACCCTCTGGGGCACCTGACAACGGGGATGTACTGGCACGACCTGAAGCCTGGCGACCTGCACCTGACTCTCTCGGACACGGGCTGGGCCAAGTCCGTGTGGGGAAAATTCTACGGCCAGTGGCTCTCCGGCGCGTGCATCTTCACCTGGGACTTCCGCGGCAAGTTCACGCCGGACTCGCTCCTGGGGATTCTGGCCGAACACAGAATCACCACATTCTGCGCCCCGCCAACGGTGTACCGCTTCCTGGTGCGCGAGGACCTTTCCCTGTACGACCTCTCCGCCCTGCGCCACTGCACCACGGCCGGCGAGTTGCTCAACACGAGCGTATTCGAATCATGGAAGCAGTCCACCGGCCTGAACATCTATGAAGGATACGGCCAGACAGAAACCTGCCTGCAGACGGCAACCTTCCCGTTCATGGAGCCCAAGCCCGGATCCATCGGCAAGCCCTGCCCTGGGTGGGACCTCGTGCTGCTGGACGAGTCCGGCAACCCCTGCCCTACCGGCGTGGAAGGCGAAATCTGCATCCGCCTCAGCGAGGGCAGGAACCTCGGCCTGTTCACCGGCTACCTGGACGAGCCCGAAAAGACCGCCACCGTGATGTACGACGGCTACTACCATACGGGAGACAAGGCCTGGGCCGACGAGGACGGCTACTTCTGGTTCATGGGCCGTAACGACGACCTTATCAAAAGCTCGGGCTACCGCATCGGCCCGTTCGAAGTGGAAACGGCCCTTGTTTCCCACCCGGCTGTTGTCGAAGCTGCGGTGACCGCCGTGCCGGACCCGGTGCGCGGCCAGGCTGTGAAGGCCACCCTGGTTCTTGCCCAAGGGTACGAGCCATCGGACGAGCTGACCAGGGAGATACAGGACCACGTGAAGAAGGTGACCGCGCCGTACAAGTACCCGCGGGTGATCGACTACGTGGACGAGCTGCCCAAGACCATCAGCGGCAAGATCAAACGCGCCGAGATTCGGGAGAAGGACGAAAGCGGCAACTGACGCCCTCTACTTCAGTGCATAAGACAAGGCCCGGATCGTTATTGTTCGGGCCTTATTTTGTGATGTGTCTTGCCCACCATCACACGCCTTGCTATCCACGCTCCATGCGCGTCCACGATATCGCCGCCAGGCTCCAATCCCTGCTTACCCATCCGCCGACACCAGGACTGACGTCTTTGCCCTTCGGCTCGGTGTTCTGCTCCACATCCCACACACTGCGCTCTGTGGTGGTATTGTGGTCCGCCGCCATCCTTGTACTCAGCGGCAAGAAGACCATCTGGCGTGGCGCGGAACGCATGCAGGCCGAGCCCGGTCAGATGTTCCTGCTCCCGTCGCAGATTGATATAGCCGTGCAGAATGAGCTGGACCCCACAACTGGCCACTACCTCGCTCTGTGCCTTCCTTTTACCGAAGACATGGTGGCCGCGGCGGCCGCCGGGTGCGATTCCAATAATAGCGCCGGCCTCCACAGCCTTGAGTCCCTGCGCGTTGACTGCGACGAAGCCCTGACCATGAGCGTGGGCCACATGCTGGACATGGCCCGGTTCAACCCGCAGAACACCCGTCTCATGAAGCTCTGCTCCGAGGAAATTCTCGAACTCATCGCCTCGCGCAGCTCGGCTTTGCCATCCTTGTGGCAGGCCACCACCACATGGAGTTCGCGTTGCGCGTTCCTCATCAGCCTGGAGCCCGGTCGTAGCTGGAGCGCCGCCGACATCGCGGGCAAGCTCGGGGTGAGCGAGCGCAGCCTGCGCCGCAATCTTCAGGAAGAATCCGCCAAATTCCGCCACATTCTGCAAAGCGTCCGGCTCAACGCCGGATTGGGGTTGCTGCAGAACGGCGCGGCCAACGTGGGCGAGGTGGCCTACCGCTGCGGCTACAGTTCGGCCTCGCGTTTCGCCGTCTTGTTCAAGGAGCGATTCGGGGTGAGCCCAAGCGAGGTGCTCCAGTACAATGCCGTTCCCAGGCAATCTTTGGCCGAATCGTGACAGCGCGCCGCCCCGGGCGCATGGTAGCCCTCTCCAATACCACAAGGAGGACGCCATGCGCGCAATCTTCGTTTCGATTCTGGTTTTCTGCTGCACCGTCCCGGCCTGGGCCGGGAACTTCACCCTGACAAGCCCGGACATTACCGACGGCGGAACGCTGTCCCATGCACAGGTGCTCAACGACTTCGGCTGCGAAGGCGGCAACACTTCGCCGGCCTTGTCCTGGTCCAATCCGCCCGAAGGCACCAGGAGCTACGCCCTCACCGTGTACGACCCGGACGCGCCCACGGGCAGCGGCTGGTGGCACTGGGTGGTGTTCAATATTCCGGCCTCGGTGCAGTCGCTTCCGGCTGGAGCGGGCAGCGGCAAGGGAGTGCCGGCCGGCGCCATGCAATCGCGGACCGACTTCGGCAAACCCGGATACGGCGGCGCCTGTCCGCCGCCTGGACCTTCGCACCGCTACATCTTCACGGTCCATGCTCTGGACGTGGAACAACTCGACCTCAGCCCGGACAGCTCGGCCGCCATGGTGGGTTTCATGCTGAACGGCCATACTCTGGGAAAGGCGAGCATTACGGCGACGTACGGACGATAGCGGGACGTTTCGAGACAGAATATCAAATGGCAAAAAAAGGCCCGAATCGTGGTGATTCGGGCCTAAGTAATTATTTTCTTGTAATAATTTTTAGCAACAGTACAATTTCAAGTACTGTCTTAATGACTATCAAACCATCAAGCATACTAGCACCTCCTTTTCATATTTTTTTGATCACAGCACCTACACCTCCTTTTATTTTTCAAACCAGAAAACACCACAGCCTATCCAATAAAATCAAATTGCGAAGTCAAGCGCCATAGATAAAAACGTCTGTGTTTTGACATTCGAAATACCGTCCACTTCACTTTGTCCCCTCCTACATATCCTCCTCCCTTGACATCCGCCCCTTCCACAGGGCAGGACTCTTCTCACGTATTCTCAGGGCGGGGTGGAATTCCCCACCGGCGGTATCCCGGGCAACCGGGGAGCCCGCGAGCGCCTCTGCCGTCGTGGCGGAGGGTCGAGCAGATCTGGTGCGACGCCAGAGCCGACGGTTACAGTCCGGATGGAAGAGGATAACGCAGAGCTTGCCCGCGTGCGCCGCGTGCGGTCCCTGGCTTGTGCGGACAGTGCCGCGCCGCCTCAGGCTTGTCTCATCCTGCGCCCTGATTCTGGTACATCAATACTCGAAGGAGCGTACCCATGAATCAGTCGCTTTTGGACCATTTCGGAACCCCACAGCAACGGATAGAAAAAGCGCTTGCCACCCTGGCTGCAGGAGGCGGCGTGCTCGTGGTGGACGACGAGGATCGCGAGAACGAGGGCGACCTCATCTTTCCGGCCGAAACCCTCACCGAATCCCAAATGGCCATGCTCATCCGCGAGTGCAGCGGCATCGTCTGCCTCTGCCTCACCGACGAGAAGATCAAGTCGCTGGATCTGCCCATGATGGTCCAGGACAATCAGAGCCCATACCAGACCGCCTTCACCGTAAGCATCGAGGCGGCCGAGGGCGTGACCACCGGCGTCTCCGCCGCGGACCGGGTGTGCACCATACGCGCCGCCGCGGCCGAGGACGCCCGCCCCGAATGCATCCGCAGCCCGGGCCACGTCTTCCCCTTGCGCGCCAAGCCCGGAGGCGTGCTGGAGCGCCAGGGGCACACCGAGGCCACCGTGGACCTCATGCGTCTGGCCGGCTTCGCACCGTGCGGCGTGCTCTGCGAGCTGACCAATCCGGACGGCACCATGGCCCGGCTCCCGGAGATCGTGGAGTTCGGTGAAACCCACGGGTTTCCGGTGCTCACCGTGCAGGACATCATAGCCTATAGGATGGCGCGCGAGGGCGCACCCAGAATCAAGCAGACAAATGCGGAGCAACGCGCCGCATAGAGTGTTGGCCACAGCCTGCCGTACATCAGTGGGTGGCCCGGACCGTTTCGGTTCGGGCCATTTTTTTGTCAATGGGGGCAACGACTTCTCATGTATTCAGCATCTTACATTGCCACCAAGAAAAGAAGGCCCGACAACCATTTGTAATGTATGCAAAAAATCATCCTGCAGCATGTAACGGGCAATACGATGCCACAACCTGAATGCCAGAAGCCGTTATGTCCTTTCATTCAATCCAACCTGTTTTTAACGAGATTGAAACATTCCTGCCAGAAATAACACATTTTTATATCTCCGTGACACTTTCTGGGTATTTTTCCTGAAATAAGCTGCAAAAAGAACACACCCACCAATTCCCTCAATTCAGTATTGTACAAGTACTGCGCCGGTGCTATGGGCGAATTACGGGAATCCGTTTTGTCACCATAACACCATGAGAACGCAGATGAAAACCAAACTATTACTTACCGGATCGGCAATCATCATTCTTCTTGTCATTTTGGCCGCATCTATTCACAGCAATGCGTACTTGCTAGGTATATGCTTCCTTGCCATGGCCCTTGTCGGAGTTTTGCTTTTTTTTTCGATTCTTCACTTGATCAATCCGCTGAAAGCAACAGCCCAAAGCCTGAAAACGGCGGCTGAAGGCGATCTTGCCATCAACATCAAAGTCTCGGGCCCTCCGGAAGTGATGGATCTGCAGCAATCCTTGCGCGCTCTGCTGGATCTGCTCAAAGAGAAGATCAGCCTGAGCGATTCACTCCTGGAAAACATTATCACTCCCATGGCATTGATCAACACGGATGGAACTATTCGCTGGATGAATGAATCCATGGTAAAACTGACCGAACAAGATGCCCCCCCCTCAGAGTTCTATGGGATTCACTTTTCCGAGTTCTTTTACGGCAACAGGCGAGATACCGTCTCCGAAGCCGCGCTTCGCGAGAAATCCAAGCAATTCGTAAAATCACAGTTTGAATCCCGGAAGGGCAATACAAAATACGTGTCCGTAGCCGCATCCCCCATATGGAATCCTGACGGAAGCATTACGGCCTGTTTCACAACGGTCATGGATTTCACGAATATCAAACTCAAGGAAGACCGAATTATCGAACAGAATGAAACTATCGCACGTGGCGTTTCGGAAGCCACGGCCGTATCCGAGGAAGTCTCGACTGCTGCGACGCAGCTGACCAACCAGATTCTTATGGCGCACCAGGGCGCGGATGAACAGCGATCCCGCACCACGGAAGTCGCCACTGCCGTGGAAGAAATGAATGCAACGATTCTGGAGGTAGCGCGCAATGCCGGCGCTGCTTCCGAGACAGCACACTCCGCTCAGGAAACCGCCCGGATTGGCGCCAGCCAGGTGCGGGATGTTATCCACGTGATGGACAATGTCAGCAGCAAGGCCCGCCAACTGAAAAATGAAATGGACGACCTTGGCACCCAGGCCGAAGGCATTGGCCGAATCATGGTCGTTATCAACGACATCGCCGACCAGACTAATCTATTGGCGCTCAATGCAGCCATTGAAGCGGCACGCGCCGGCGAAGCAGGCCGCGGCTTCGCCGTTGTTGCAGATGAAGTCCGAAAGTTGGCCGAAAAGAGCATGCAAGCTACCAAAGACGTCAACTCCTATATTGGCGCCATTCAGGAGAGCGCTCGTAGAAACGTGACCGCCACAGAGGATACGACGTCTGTCATCGCCAAAGCGACAGCCATGTCCCACGAAGCCGGCGACTCGCTGGAAAAAATCCTGCATCTTGTGGAGAGCACGGATGATCAAATCCGTTCCATCGCTTCGGCTTCGGAACAGCAGTCCTCAGCAAGCGAGGAGATCAATCTATC encodes:
- a CDS encoding kinase inhibitor encodes the protein MRAIFVSILVFCCTVPAWAGNFTLTSPDITDGGTLSHAQVLNDFGCEGGNTSPALSWSNPPEGTRSYALTVYDPDAPTGSGWWHWVVFNIPASVQSLPAGAGSGKGVPAGAMQSRTDFGKPGYGGACPPPGPSHRYIFTVHALDVEQLDLSPDSSAAMVGFMLNGHTLGKASITATYGR
- a CDS encoding methyl-accepting chemotaxis protein, which gives rise to MKTKLLLTGSAIIILLVILAASIHSNAYLLGICFLAMALVGVLLFFSILHLINPLKATAQSLKTAAEGDLAINIKVSGPPEVMDLQQSLRALLDLLKEKISLSDSLLENIITPMALINTDGTIRWMNESMVKLTEQDAPPSEFYGIHFSEFFYGNRRDTVSEAALREKSKQFVKSQFESRKGNTKYVSVAASPIWNPDGSITACFTTVMDFTNIKLKEDRIIEQNETIARGVSEATAVSEEVSTAATQLTNQILMAHQGADEQRSRTTEVATAVEEMNATILEVARNAGAASETAHSAQETARIGASQVRDVIHVMDNVSSKARQLKNEMDDLGTQAEGIGRIMVVINDIADQTNLLALNAAIEAARAGEAGRGFAVVADEVRKLAEKSMQATKDVNSYIGAIQESARRNVTATEDTTSVIAKATAMSHEAGDSLEKILHLVESTDDQIRSIASASEQQSSASEEINLSTGEINRIALDTVEAMAHASQGIDNISKLASNLREYMVMMQQESA
- a CDS encoding AMP-binding protein; this encodes MLLDSVHSTGKLTADSYEEFLERFSVEVPENFNFAYDFLDAEAATDPTRPAMVHVDDDGNRRDLDLAFFSSESSRMAQGLAKRGIGPGDRVLVMLYRRVEWWITVLALHKLGAVAAPGPHLLTTKDIEFRVDYAGIKAIVCEDGLAEKVDAARANCPSLTLLVGAGEGALPEGWTRFDDIIADGEENYIHTGPDGRRPGGADPLYIFFTSGTTGMPKMVTHPHTYPLGHLTTGMYWHDLKPGDLHLTLSDTGWAKSVWGKFYGQWLSGACIFTWDFRGKFTPDSLLGILAEHRITTFCAPPTVYRFLVREDLSLYDLSALRHCTTAGELLNTSVFESWKQSTGLNIYEGYGQTETCLQTATFPFMEPKPGSIGKPCPGWDLVLLDESGNPCPTGVEGEICIRLSEGRNLGLFTGYLDEPEKTATVMYDGYYHTGDKAWADEDGYFWFMGRNDDLIKSSGYRIGPFEVETALVSHPAVVEAAVTAVPDPVRGQAVKATLVLAQGYEPSDELTREIQDHVKKVTAPYKYPRVIDYVDELPKTISGKIKRAEIREKDESGN
- the ribB gene encoding 3,4-dihydroxy-2-butanone-4-phosphate synthase codes for the protein MNQSLLDHFGTPQQRIEKALATLAAGGGVLVVDDEDRENEGDLIFPAETLTESQMAMLIRECSGIVCLCLTDEKIKSLDLPMMVQDNQSPYQTAFTVSIEAAEGVTTGVSAADRVCTIRAAAAEDARPECIRSPGHVFPLRAKPGGVLERQGHTEATVDLMRLAGFAPCGVLCELTNPDGTMARLPEIVEFGETHGFPVLTVQDIIAYRMAREGAPRIKQTNAEQRAA
- a CDS encoding helix-turn-helix transcriptional regulator, yielding MRVHDIAARLQSLLTHPPTPGLTSLPFGSVFCSTSHTLRSVVVLWSAAILVLSGKKTIWRGAERMQAEPGQMFLLPSQIDIAVQNELDPTTGHYLALCLPFTEDMVAAAAAGCDSNNSAGLHSLESLRVDCDEALTMSVGHMLDMARFNPQNTRLMKLCSEEILELIASRSSALPSLWQATTTWSSRCAFLISLEPGRSWSAADIAGKLGVSERSLRRNLQEESAKFRHILQSVRLNAGLGLLQNGAANVGEVAYRCGYSSASRFAVLFKERFGVSPSEVLQYNAVPRQSLAES